The sequence CCAGAAGATACTGACAAACTCCTGACAGCTCCGCCTCCTTCGGTAGATACCAGCCTCCAGAGGATCGTCTCAGATGGTGTCTCCAATGCTGAGATCCCCGGAACAGTCATCGAGATCGTAACGCCGGACTGGAGATGGAGCCATGCGGCAGGATATGCCTCAATCTCCCCTGTGATACCGGCTGAAACCGGGATGCATTTCTTCATTGCAAGCGTGACAAAACCATTTGTCAGTGTTGCAATCCTTCAGCTCGCCGAAGAGGGGAAGCTTGCCCTCGATGATCCGATAGACTCCTATCTTCCGGTTGATATAGTGAAGGCGATCCCAAAGAGCGATGAGATAACAATTCGCCAGCTTCTTGATCATACAAGCGGTATAGCGGATTATGATGAGATATCGCTGATTCTGGAAGCGTACGAGAACCCCGGATACATCGTCTCCTACGAGCAGGGTATGTGGGATAGCCTCCATGCAGGTCCACTCTATGATCCGGAGATGGGGTATACCTATTCAAATGTCAATTATATCCTCCTGACACTGATCATCGACAGGGTATCAGGCACGACATATGAGGAATATATAAAGGAACATATTCTAGACCCTTTAGGCATGAAGAACACATCAGTCCACCGGACCAACCGACTGCCACAGCCATATATGCATGCCATCGAGGATCTCGAGGGGGATGGGGGCCTCATGGATTTCAGCAATCTCTATAAGCAGTACGATCGAGGTTCCGGGGATATCGTGAGCACAACAGCCGATCTCAATGTATTCCATAAAGCACTTGTGTCAGGCATGCTGATCAGCCCCTCATCCCGTGGCGGGATGATGACGATCTCACCACAGTCAGAGAAGAGTGTTGATATGGGCCCTCTGGGGTCTGGAAGCCAGGGGTACGGACTTGGATATATCATTACATCTCTGGATGAGCCGGCGAACCTGACTCTCTCTGGCCATACCGGGGGGTATCCCGGTGCATCAACATTCTGGTACTACCTTGCAGAGGAGGACACCTATCTGACACTCCATGCCAATTCTGCGATGCGGGCAGCAGCAGTCCATGAGGAGATCCTTCTCCCTCTCCTCCTGTTTCTGACAGATAATGGACCTGCGGGCTCCTGATTTGTCA is a genomic window of Methanocalculus alkaliphilus containing:
- a CDS encoding serine hydrolase domain-containing protein, coding for MHSSEPVPEDTDKLLTAPPPSVDTSLQRIVSDGVSNAEIPGTVIEIVTPDWRWSHAAGYASISPVIPAETGMHFFIASVTKPFVSVAILQLAEEGKLALDDPIDSYLPVDIVKAIPKSDEITIRQLLDHTSGIADYDEISLILEAYENPGYIVSYEQGMWDSLHAGPLYDPEMGYTYSNVNYILLTLIIDRVSGTTYEEYIKEHILDPLGMKNTSVHRTNRLPQPYMHAIEDLEGDGGLMDFSNLYKQYDRGSGDIVSTTADLNVFHKALVSGMLISPSSRGGMMTISPQSEKSVDMGPLGSGSQGYGLGYIITSLDEPANLTLSGHTGGYPGASTFWYYLAEEDTYLTLHANSAMRAAAVHEEILLPLLLFLTDNGPAGS